In the genome of Brachypodium distachyon strain Bd21 chromosome 3, Brachypodium_distachyon_v3.0, whole genome shotgun sequence, the window ATCATCTAACAGAGATTCATTGCAGCCAACTGAGAAAAAAACGGTAGCTCTCTAAAAATGATTCACATTCTGCTAAATGAGCGAGAATGCACAAGATACAACGCAATACCTCTACTGCATGTTTCAACTTGATAGGAGTATCAGATGCTtcctcatcatcgtcgtcgccaTCATCGATCCCAACCATCAATTCACCCTCTTTAATGAGGGCATCCATGCCACCAACACCACCATGTTGCTTGCCCATCTGCTCCTCATCACTGCTCGACGAGGCTTCACTTGATTCCTCCTCACTGCTTGAAGAAGCCTCACTTGATtccccatcttcctcctcgtccgtGCCACTCTCCGTCTCTTCGTCGTtgatctcctccttccccttgcTTTCTCCACCTTCCACTTCCGCTTTCACCAAGACATCAGAATTCATCTCAGCACCAACAGCAGCCTCGTTGTTACTCTCTACCTTCCCCTTGCTTCCTCCACCTTCTACCTCCTCATTCACCGAGACCTCGGAATTCATCTCAGCGTGAACAGCAGCTTCGTCCTTGCTCTCCTCCACAACCTTGCCTCGTCCACCTTCCACTTCCTCTTTCACCGAGACATAGGAATCCATCTCAGCATAAAACAGAAGCTACCGTGCTGGGATAGGCGGAGGGCGATGGCACGAGGGGGGTCCGCCGGCGAACCACTGGCGGAGGAGGTCTGGGAGAGGCGGAAGCGATGCCGGCGTGCGGAGCGGAGCGGAGATCCGCCGTCACTTGACGCTCTCACCGACGAAGCTAGGCAGGGcgaaggggaggagggggcgcGAGCGATGAGGCGGGCGCGGCAGAGAGGGTGCGGGCCGGGGTTTTGGGATTAGGGTTTTACTCTACTACCTCCGCGGCCATTCGACCCCAATCTGTCAGGGAGCGAAGCGCGACCAACCCCAGCGTGCACGAGCGGTTCTGATTTATCCAATAGAAAATCGGACGGCGAGAGATCAGCCTATGTTCTCTCTCCCTTTTCCGATCCAGTTCAAaagttctgtttttttttaaaaaaaagctcaTGCTTTTTCATCAAAAAAATTGAGTAAGGTTTACACTtgcaaaattttgacaagTTTCATGCAATACAATGCACAATTTTGTTTGCAGAATGGAATCACGTTTTTGCACCGAGTTTTCGCATATGAAATCAGGATAAGTATCCACAATCTCACACAACATACTCTTTTTTCCAAAACACCAAACTTTTTTAAGTGTGTGAAAGGAGGATCTCGATCAAGTTGCCatccaagaaagaaagaaaaaaagtagtTCGAATGTGTACCAGGTTCAGCAGCCACAGTAGATGTAAAGTAAAAGAACAGAGACACGTGCATGAAATACTTCCTCATGTCGCACCTTTTGAAACGAAGGAAGAACAGAATTCCAATGCTTTTGGAAATAACCAAGCACTGGATGGTATCAACCATTTCCATAGCTTTCCACTTGCAACTGATAGTTCCATCGGATCTCTTGATTATTACAGTTTATTTCACATGGAACCCCTTTACGCCCCATGACATATCGAGCCGACAGCACTACCAGTTCAGATACAAGGGGAGAAGCCAAAACggaaaggcaaaaacaaaaaggctACCGCGCCAGATTGCTCAGTAGCTGGTGAATACAGCCAGGCAAAATGCGGTAATATTGAGTCATGCACAAAATGAacatctccggaccttcagcTTGCAATTGCATCTTCGGAGTCAGGTTTGGTTGAACCAGGGGCTCACTGCATTGTTCATGTGCCCGTTTCCATTTGCATTTCCATGGGCACTCACACCATTAGGTGCTACGGAGGATGTGTGGATCAACGAGGAGGATGGACAAACTGACATTGAAGATGAGGGGTATAAGCCAGCGACACTCAAGAGACGGCTGCTACCTTTCCTTTGCTGAAATGCATGGATCCGTCTTAAATTCTGCTCGTGGATGTTTTCAAGCGTCTCAAGTTCCTCCAGCGACAAAGCTTCCACACCAACACCATACAGTGGGGCATGCCGAGCCATCTCTTCTTGGAGTGAAGTTTCTAGGGTGCAAATATATTGCTGCAATAAGAAGATGAAAAAGTAAATAAAACATGCAGTTGAATTCTCATGCAAAGTTCTAAAACCGAAATAAATGATCACGACAGATGTGGTTGACTTGCTCATGAATCCAAAATTACCAGTTTTCAGTGCAGCAACATAAAAGCTAAAAGCAATGCACATCTCATGTGGTAACGATATGTGTTTGGCTCAATGCCTAATGTTGCCACACTTAATGTTCCTTGGTGTGCTTAGAGGTGCAACATgctgaccctcagggtaccctttgaccctccttagttcaaacaaatgaactagtttttaaaaaagttgtgtcattttaaaactttagttcatttggttgaactaagtagggtcaaagggtaccctgagggtcacaaagTTGCAGCTCTAGGTGTGCTGCACTTCCTTAGCTGGCGTATCTTTTCCCACATCAAGGTCCCAATAACTTTATACACATGAAAAATGTAGGTCAAACTTTTGCAATATGAAAGGGAAACAAGATAGTTTAAACCTCAAAACAATCTAAATTGGCACCCAAAAAAGCAGGGCCTCCCAATTTGATCCATGCAAGGTTACGATCCAAATTTCAAGACTACTAATACTTCCTAACAATGATTTTACATGTTGCTTATTCCACCCTTACGTAATTTGTTTCTATGGCAATATTATACGGAATTCAtatccatgttttttttttgctacaaGAGCATCATATTGAGATATTTAGTACCTGCAGCTCACAACAATATGCATCTTTTTAGAAAATTGGAAATAATCATATAATCAAATACAGTTTGAGCATAGAGAGCATAGATTAATATGTTATTTTGACAACATAAAATTAGCAGGGTGGAAAACCTGGCAAACTTGCAGTTTTGACTCCATTCCATCGATGTAAGCTTCGCAACGAGCAATTtgctcttccttttctttcttttctccctcGGTTTGTCCGACTGTATGAGTCAGCCTTCTTACTTCAGCCTCAAGTGATTTTCGAATCTCTTCACGAGCCTGTGTTTCGGCAGCATGCCGTTTTAATTCATCATCAAACCCTTTCCTTGAAGCTTCAGCATTCTTCAGCCTCTCTGCCAACATATTCTTCTCCTTTGTAACTTTCTGCAGCATACAAGAAAACACCAATACTATTATTCTCACTGAAAATTCCAATGTGTCACAAGGAAACATTCAAATAGTTAATACAAATATCAAGATGGCTTGATTCATTTAATCTTCATGATATAAACATGCCCTCCCAATATATGAACATATCTACTTGTGATGTACCAGAGTGAGTTGATCACCAACACATGCTGGAAGTTGTCTTATCGCTTACCGCACTCCTACAGTATCAAGTACTACTTTAGTCAGATTAGGAAAGATGATCGTAAATTGTGTAAATTAAAGTAGGGgtgttaatttgtacgctATAGCAACATTGGAGTGCAGGTGATAAGTTGATAAAAAACACCTAAGCTGAGTGAGTCTACTGTTTCTGACCCcaccaaaaaaaagagtctACTGTTTCTGGAAAGAGCATGCAGATATGGTGCGGCCTGATCTTACTTAACCTCAGAACACATAAACTTCATAGATCAAATATTGAAAATCAAGGTCTTGGTGTATAACTACTTTAAACTGACAGGATAAACATAACTACAAAATAGAAGTAAAATGTGAAATATGGAATTTCCTTAAGGATAAGGCCAAATCTGTGTGTTCAAAGAATTAGTATTGCAATCAAGTGATTAAGAGAAACATCAAaagtatttattttgttagacataaatacatttcAACAAACATCTACAGTATGGTGTATTTTATAGTAACACCTACCTTTAGTTCTTCACGTTTCCGTGCTTTGAACTGTGATAATTGTGTCTCTGCATCGTTAACACGATCATTAAGATTCTTCCTATCGGCAGAGAGCTTTGCAATTTGCTCATCTTTTTCTGATCGGACCCATTCCATCTGTTTCTCAATCTCTCGCATCTGCCTGGCGAGTTCCTTCTTCTCCCGAATATGACGATCTCTCTCAGCTTTTAGTTCAGACTACAACAATTATAGAATAAACAAACATTAAGCTAAGAAATAAAGAAGACAGGTGGGTCAGCAGTGGATCACAACAAGGAAATACCCTTAGATGCCCAACAGTTGCCTCGGACTCGGCTATTTGTTGGGTCAATGCAGCTTTTTCATTGGTAGATTTAGTCTGTTCCATGTCCATGTCCTCTCGCAAACGAACATTCTCATTCTCGGTAGCACATATTTGGTGCCAAAGATTGGCACGATCTGCCTGAGCAACTTCAGCAGCCTCACGCATCATGTTTAAAACAGGTCTAGCAATTCCAAGCTCCTCCTTAACAAGAAATACCAAGACATCCATATCGATGTCAACTTCTCGGAAGTTATCTGAAGTGTTTGTTGCTCGATCAACAAGGCCCTTCAGAATTCTGCATCTATAATGATCCTCCGCATAGATCTTAAACATGGTAGCATAAAGCATCCGCACAAAGTCTTGCACCCTCGCTTCCGCAGATAGAGACAATACCTCGCCAAGTGCAAGAACTGAAGTGAAATCACCTTCTTGGACAGTCAAAGCTTCAAACTGCCCGTTTAACAAAACTGGCTTGTTCTGTAAATCATACACGGGAGCCCCAGACTCTGAACTTAACCTGTGAGAATGCCGCCTTTCCAACACCATGGCTACTAACTGCGCCCCAAAGGCCCCTTGTGATAAAGCCCTTTCAAGAACCTGTGCAGCTTCAACGAACAATCCAGGTATTGATAACATTTCtatcaatacaaaaacatctGATAGATGACTGCTTCCATGTACAGCCTGGTCTTGCCAAGAAGGCATCCCTTCAGCTGTAAACCCATCTTTACTGCAAGTACTAGAAGAAGATGAGAGACAACTGTTATCAGGCTCAGGGTCAGAGGCAATGTCCTTTAATAAAGCTTCAGCTACATCTGGCCAGCTATGCACCGttttagaaaaataatcaaGTACACACGGTGGAACTTCAGTACCCAGACCTTCTAATCTCCATCGGACAGCTCTAGCCTTGGGGAACAAAATGTAAATGCAGTTAGCAGTCAGCAATATGAAAAGATGGtataaaaacagaaatgaaaCAATAGATTCGTCGATATTAAACATACAGCTTGAGCAATATGTTGGCACTGTGATGCTGCCTTGAGAACATATGTAATGGCCGCTACAAGAGGCTCATCATTTGAATCAGCCAACAATTCGAGTGCATGAAAAGATGCTCGTTTCCAGACATCACCCTCAAATTCTAATTCGGATAAGGCCCCAAAAACCTGCCATGATTAAAAACAGGAATCAAAATAGGTACCACGTATTCTTTTGCATTTGTACTGACCTGATATATCATGTATGATAGCTATCCCCACAAAGATAAAGACACTAAAGGTCTAAGGCATAATAAATTCAGACAGTTAGACATCCGTTCACCCCCAAAAGTGGAAAGTATGTTCCTTCACAAAAAATATTCAAGGGACCAAACTTACCGGTAACCTCAATGAAGGCTCAGCATCTGGCTTTTGAAGATGATCTAAAAGCGCACAAGCAGCAAGTGAGTGCTCCGAACCATCAACCAACTTTGGTACAAGAGCAATCAAATCTGGTTGAAGCTTCTTTGGAGCTTTCTCTAGTACAAGTGCTATTTTCTGGACAGACTTAGGTCGCCTTCTTGGTTCAGGGCATCCATGTGGCACAGCACAGTCTAGTGCCCTCAATGAGTTAACAATTAGCCCTAACAGTTCCTCAGATTGATCTGGCCATTTTgtctgggaaaaaaaatcagctgGTTAGCTTATATGGATAAAATGTAAAATGCAGCTGAATATGATGGGAGACATACCCCAGAAGTCTGATCAGAACTTTCATCCCCTGGCAAATCGACGGCAGGTGTCTCTGGAGGAAAACTGGACTGTTCTAGAATGTTGGCAGGCATCTCATTTGCACTCGACTCTGTATTTTGTAATGCAAGATTATGCCTAAAATGATCACTATCAGATCCAACAGTTTCATACTCATTGCTGCATGCACGTTCTGTTAGGTCACCTTCAACACTAAGCTCTGGTGGAGAGCTAGCCTCATTTGAATCATGAGAAATTTTAGAGCTCGCTGACGAGTCATATGTTGATCTTTCATCTGAAGGTTGGCAGCACTCAACCATTATATCTAGAAGCAAATCAATGATAGCCTGCTTCAAGACGCTAACACCCATCAACAAACTTATGAGACTTGTGGAGCTTGAATCACACTTTGAAGCATCTTTCTTTCCACCTCCCTTGGTAGATACTTTGGTAGGAAGAAGCATGCGCTTCACTTTTGCTGGGTTATCAAGATAAACACGCAGGCCAGTAAGAAATCCAGCAATTGCACTAGCATCTGTTAAAATTTTCTCTCTTAAGGTAACCTGCGGCTGAGTATAGTTGTCTCCAAACGTAAGGGAAAATCCAGCTCTTGAGAGGAGGTTTCGGAACATatcttcctcgtcgccgctCATATCATCGCTGTCTTCCGACTCTATCAGTTCATCAGGATCTGTTGACAATTCATCCTGGTCATCATCTGAGGCCATAACCTGCCAGATAAGTTAATCGTGTGATTATTATATGCAAAGAGCAGTTTCTACCTTATAGGGAATCTGAATATCAGTTGAGAAAATAAGGCATGAACCACAACAGGGTTTTGAAAAGTATATAGGGAAGGACTTGATGAACATGTGAATGATTACAACTGCAACTCACTGATAAATGTTATGATATGACCCATACTTTCTTTTaaggtaaaaataaaataaaagccaTGTACTCAATATTAGCTAATAATTCTCAACAAGAGGCATATTCTCAACAGGGTAGTAGAAATATAGAACGGTTTGAGTAAACTAGAGGATAGATGCAGGCATCACAGCAACAGTTGACCAGCTATGGTACATACATAGTTACAGACCATAGTTGGGACTTCTAACAGCAAAATAAAGAATAAAGTGTACCTGCAACATCAAATAGAAGATTTTCAATGGGTTTGAGGAAAAATATCCATTTAAGAACCTAAGATTCTAGGGTTAGTTACTGAAAAGACGTTGATATACAAGGGCTAAAATTTATCTCTAACTGCAATCTTATCAATGTTTATCAGCTGTTCTGTTATAGGTGGCATCTTGTTGCAACTcaataaatatgaatatttatTAGTCTCCAGTCTCCAAAGTTCATAGAAAACTCAGAGCAATGGAAGTAGTTCATTCCACAGCTTAACTGCGGCTTGGAGTACTCGAATTGCAGATTCACCAGGCTTCACAGTTTGTCAGTCTTTGGTGCGACCAGTTCATTTAATCATAAATATTGCAAACAAGACCTAAGTATAAGTGACCCACACCACCAAATATGAGTACTCTAGGTCTTAACAtgtttattattttcttttcacacAATATCCATATAGAATGTACCATATGCCAAGCTGCACAACAACATTTAATATGAGCCTGTGGGTCTTGCAACTGTGCCTTTCAGATTTTTAAGAATGTACATGCCATGCCACGTAAAGGCAGGTTAGCTTGGAAACAGTCTTTTGAAAATGCCTAAGTATCAGCAGAACATGCACAGTGATAAGCCAGACGAAAAATAAGTAAACCTATGCCCACCTCAAGATCAGAGAAGTCAAACCATGGACAGCAATCTATGATTTCACAAACAAAGACAACAGTGTCCCGGACAAGAAAGCCAGCTTCAGTATCCAGAATGTCTGAAACCTTCATAAACTGGAGAACTGAATTATTCCATGTTTTTGTGCAGATTGAAGATTCTTTGCACACGGTTTTTGAGGAATTCTTCTGGTTGACAATAGCCATCTTATAGTGTACCCAAAAGTTCTTATCAGGATCAACCCCAGATGACTGATCACTCTCCAGATATATGCAGATGGTATCAAACGACTCGTATACACCTGGAGGTTGTGGTAATAAACAGAAAATATGTAAATACAAATGAAAATAGAAAGCACAAGGCATGACTAGTAAACAGGCTTCCTTACCTATCCGCAGCTCACAATCGCCAGCCTGGAAATATTTACTGAAAATTTTTCTTGTCTCCATAATATCCTTAAAGGACAAGAAATTTTCCACCTTCCATGTAAATGATGGATGCTTTGGTAAAGTATCAATCTGATATCCAGAACTTGAACTGCATATTTCAGAATCTTCGTCGCTAAACTCTTGCATAGTTACAGTTTCCTTCAGAATGAGAACCTCTGCAGAGAACACAACAGTGTCCTGTACAAGAAAACCAGCATCCTGGTCGAATAGACTAGTTAATGTCAGAAATTCACGCCAACCCCAATCCTTTGCTGACTTAGAGTACCGATTTTGGGACTCTTTCACGATTGACTTCTCCTCCACTTTCTGATTGATGACAGACAATCTATGGCTCACGAAGCATGTCCATTCACCGGTAGTATTTCGGGGATCTGTCACTTCCAGAAACACTGAGAGGTGGCATGGCGGTTGAGACTGCCCTGATTGCAGCAACATTAAAAGAACCAACTGATGAAGTCAGTACATTTACATTCCGAAATACGCACAGGTACATAACTTTTAAAAGTAACCGTACTGATAGCTAACTGGAAGCAAACAAACAATAATCAGATTGCAGTGAGATACCACGTTCACAAGGACTAAATAAGAAGGCTGGAAAATGTAGcagatgtttttttaatataatttCCTATGAGTCTGGCGGAGCCAGCTTGCTCTTAGAGCCTGGGCAAAACCTATACAAATTAGTACTTGGtctaagaaaaaaacatgtctaAACCTTCGGATGATTGTATTAATTAGTAGAACATTTTTTGGTTGAGCCATTTTTTGGTTGAGCCTGGGCAGCTGCCCATGGTCGCCGGGCGGTAGCTCCGCCAGT includes:
- the LOC100836358 gene encoding uncharacterized protein LOC100836358 isoform X1, with amino-acid sequence MKPTTVSPPAAAAAAAAAAATDDPSSSQSDPVSATFSVDRRGDASASCRWTLPDFPRSRARTFYSRYFEVGGFDCRLLLYPRGDTQALPGYLSLYLQVLDPKTPSSSSSSTTTTSSSKWDCFLSYRLSVVHPTDNSKSLARDSWHRFSSKKRSHGWCDFAPSAAAAYLLPPHDSLVIAADISVLSESTSFADADGRFTWKVLNFGLFREMIRTQKIMSPPFFPAAALAAGGNDCGLRISVYQSNVSGADHLSVCLESKEPVVQVTTGSSASALASSSVGSGVPDGDRGCWCLFRVSILNQKPGGNHIHKDSYGRFGADNSSLGWGDYLKMDEFLAADGGYLFDGAVVFTASVHVIKESNSFTRSLPMVVGVSGAGGGRPGARKSDGHFGKFVWRIENFTKLKELLKKRKITGLCIKSRKFQAGNRDCRLIVYPRGQSQPPCHLSVFLEVTDPRNTTGEWTCFVSHRLSVINQKVEEKSIVKESQNRYSKSAKDWGWREFLTLTSLFDQDAGFLVQDTVVFSAEVLILKETVTMQEFSDEDSEICSSSSGYQIDTLPKHPSFTWKVENFLSFKDIMETRKIFSKYFQAGDCELRIGVYESFDTICIYLESDQSSGVDPDKNFWVHYKMAIVNQKNSSKTVCKESSICTKTWNNSVLQFMKVSDILDTEAGFLVRDTVVFVCEIIDCCPWFDFSDLEVMASDDDQDELSTDPDELIESEDSDDMSGDEEDMFRNLLSRAGFSLTFGDNYTQPQVTLREKILTDASAIAGFLTGLRVYLDNPAKVKRMLLPTKVSTKGGGKKDASKCDSSSTSLISLLMGVSVLKQAIIDLLLDIMVECCQPSDERSTYDSSASSKISHDSNEASSPPELSVEGDLTERACSNEYETVGSDSDHFRHNLALQNTESSANEMPANILEQSSFPPETPAVDLPGDESSDQTSGTKWPDQSEELLGLIVNSLRALDCAVPHGCPEPRRRPKSVQKIALVLEKAPKKLQPDLIALVPKLVDGSEHSLAACALLDHLQKPDAEPSLRLPVFGALSELEFEGDVWKRASFHALELLADSNDEPLVAAITYVLKAASQCQHIAQAARAVRWRLEGLGTEVPPCVLDYFSKTVHSWPDVAEALLKDIASDPEPDNSCLSSSSSTCSKDGFTAEGMPSWQDQAVHGSSHLSDVFVLIEMLSIPGLFVEAAQVLERALSQGAFGAQLVAMVLERRHSHRLSSESGAPVYDLQNKPVLLNGQFEALTVQEGDFTSVLALGEVLSLSAEARVQDFVRMLYATMFKIYAEDHYRCRILKGLVDRATNTSDNFREVDIDMDVLVFLVKEELGIARPVLNMMREAAEVAQADRANLWHQICATENENVRLREDMDMEQTKSTNEKAALTQQIAESEATVGHLRSELKAERDRHIREKKELARQMREIEKQMEWVRSEKDEQIAKLSADRKNLNDRVNDAETQLSQFKARKREELKKVTKEKNMLAERLKNAEASRKGFDDELKRHAAETQAREEIRKSLEAEVRRLTHTVGQTEGEKKEKEEQIARCEAYIDGMESKLQVCQQYICTLETSLQEEMARHAPLYGVGVEALSLEELETLENIHEQNLRRIHAFQQRKGSSRLLSVAGLYPSSSMSVCPSSSLIHTSSVAPNGVSAHGNANGNGHMNNAVSPWFNQT
- the LOC100836358 gene encoding uncharacterized protein LOC100836358 isoform X2: MKPTTVSPPAAAAAAAAAAATDDPSSSQSDPVSATFSVDRRGDASASCRWTLPDFPRSRARTFYSRYFEVGGFDCRLLLYPRGDTQALPGYLSLYLQVLDPKTPSSSSSSTTTTSSSKWDCFLSYRLSVVHPTDNSKSLARDSWHRFSSKKRSHGWCDFAPSAAAAYLLPPHDSLVIAADISVLSESTSFADADGRFTWKVLNFGLFREMIRTQKIMSPPFFPAAALAAGGNDCGLRISVYQSNVSGADHLSVCLESKEPVVQVTTGSSASALASSSVGSGVPDGDRGCWCLFRVSILNQKPGGNHIHKDSYGRFGADNSSLGWGDYLKMDEFLAADGGYLFDGAVVFTASVHVIKESNSFTRSLPMVVGVSGAGGGRPGARKSDGHFGKFVWRIENFTKLKELLKKRKITGLCIKSRKFQAGNRDCRLIVYPRGQSQPPCHLSVFLEVTDPRNTTGEWTCFVSHRLSVINQKVEEKSIVKESQNRYSKSAKDWGWREFLTLTSLFDQDAGFLVQDTVVFSAEVLILKETVTMQEFSDEDSEICSSSSGYQIDTLPKHPSFTWKVENFLSFKDIMETRKIFSKYFQAGDCELRIGVYESFDTICIYLESDQSSGVDPDKNFWVHYKMAIVNQKNSSKTVCKESSICTKTWNNSVLQFMKVSDILDTEAGFLVRDTVVFVCEIIDCCPWFDFSDLEVMASDDDQDELSTDPDELIESEDSDDMSGDEEDMFRNLLSRAGFSLTFGDNYTQPQVTLREKILTDASAIAGFLTGLRVYLDNPAKVKRMLLPTKVSTKGGGKKDASKCDSSSTSLISLLMGVSVLKQAIIDLLLDIMVECCQPSDERSTYDSSASSKISHDSNEASSPPELSVEGDLTERACSNEYETVGSDSDHFRHNLALQNTESSANEMPANILEQSSFPPETPAVDLPGDESSDQTSGTKWPDQSEELLGLIVNSLRALDCAVPHGCPEPRRRPKSVQKIALVLEKAPKKLQPDLIALVPKLVDGSEHSLAACALLDHLQKPDAEPSLRLPVFGALSELEFEGDVWKRASFHALELLADSNDEPLVAAITYVLKAASQCQHIAQAARAVRWRLEGLGTEVPPCVLDYFSKTVHSWPDVAEALLKDIASDPEPDNSCLSSSSSTCSKDGFTAEGMPSWQDQAVHGSSHLSDVFVLIEMLSIPGLFVEAAQVLERALSQGAFGAQLVAMVLERRHSHRLSSESGAPVYDLQNKPVLLNGQFEALTVQEGDFTSVLALGEVLSLSAEARVQDFVRMLYATMFKIYAEDHYRCRILKGLVDRATNTSDNFREVDIDMDVLVFLVKEELGIARPVLNMMREAAEVAQADRANLWHQICATENENVRLREDMDMEQTKSTNEKAALTQQIAESEATVGHLRSELKAERDRHIREKKELARQMREIEKQMEWVRSEKDEQIAKLSADRKNLNDRVNDAETQLSQFKARKREELKECGKR